A single Glycine soja cultivar W05 chromosome 14, ASM419377v2, whole genome shotgun sequence DNA region contains:
- the LOC114383724 gene encoding uncharacterized protein LOC114383724 isoform X2, which produces MASMASSSSFCNLKFITKPNNGRRSSLRRIVFCQKHHDDTPTDQINRRELILRSSEIATIGAIFNFGGKKPDYLGVQKNPPALALCPATKNCVSTSENISDRTHYAPPWNYNPEGRKKPVSREEAMEELIDVIESTTPDKFSPRIVERKEDYIRVEYQSSILGFVDDVEFWFPPGKGSTVEYRSASRLGNFDFDVNRKRIKALRQELEKKGWTSQDTI; this is translated from the exons ATGGCTTCAATGGCATCTTCAAGCTCCTTCTGCAACCTCAAGTTTatcaccaaacccaacaatggtAGAAGAAGCTCTCTTCGCCGTATTGTATTTTGTCAGAAGCATCACGATGACACACCCACCGACCAAATCAACCGAAG AGAACTCATATTGAGAAGCAGCGAAATAGCGACCATTGGTGCCATCTTCAACTTCGG TGGGAAAAAACCTGATTATCTTGGAGTGCAGAAAAACCCACCAGCATTAGCTCTGTGTCCGGCAACTAAGAACTGCGTGTCAACCTCTGAGAATATCAGCGATCGCACACATTATGCTCCTCCATG gAACTATAATCCTGAAGGTAGGAAAAAACCTGTGAGCAGAGAGGAAGCAATGGAGGAACTGATAGACGTG ATCGAATCAACAACACCAGACAAATTTTCACCACggatagttgaaaggaaagaagaCTATATTCGTGTGGAGTACCAAAGCTCAATCTTGGGG TTTGTGGATGATGTTGAGTTCTGGTTTCCACCCGGTAAGGGTTCTACTGTGGAGTATCGATCTGCATCTCGGTTGGGAaactttgattttgatgtgaacagaaaaagaataaag GCACTGAGACAAGAGTTGGAGAAGAAAGGATGGACATCTCAAGATACCATATGA
- the LOC114385027 gene encoding glucose-induced degradation protein 8 homolog isoform X2, with amino-acid sequence MDVDPRHYEQIAINENDVNNIILSYLIHNCYKESSESFISCTGMKQPADHLENMEKRKRIFHHALEGNVLKAIELTGQLAQDILENNNDLLFDLLSLHFVDLVCSKKWTEALEFAQTKLSPFSVKEQKYMDKIEGFMSLLAYENPVECPMFHLIGLDYRQQVVDSLNQTILAHFNLPIHTAMERLIQQTSVVRQCLSQEDGGPPPFSLKDFLKSR; translated from the exons ATGGACGTTGATCCTCGCCACTACGAACAAATT GCTATAAATGAAAACGATGTCAACAACATCATTCTGTCATACCTTATACATAATTGCTACAAAGAGTCGTCAGAGTCATTCATTTCTTGCACTGGGATGAAGCAGCCTGCAGATCATTTGGAGAacatggaaaaaagaaaaa GAATCTTTCACCATGCATTGGAGGGAAATGTACTTAAGGCTATTGAGCTCACGGGGCAGCTGGCACAGGATATTCTGGAGAACAATAACGATTTGCTGTTTGATCTTCTAAGCCTTCATTTTGTAGACCTTGTCTGCTCTAAGAAATG GACAGAAGCTTTAGAGTTTGCTCAGACCAAGTTGAGTCCTTTTAGTGTGAAGGAGCAGAAATATATGGACAAAATAGAA GGTTTTATGTCCCTTCTTGCTTATGAGAATCCAGTGGAATGCCCAATGTTTCATCTGATCGGCTTAGACTATCGGCAACAAGTTGTGGATAGTTTAAATCAAACTATTCTCG CACACTTTAACCTTCCCATCCACACTGCCATGGAGCGGCTTATACAACAGACCTCAGTAGTTAGACAATGCTTAAGCCAGGAG GATGGGGGGCCTCCACCATTTTCCTTGAAGGATTTTCTTAAAAGTCGATGA
- the LOC114385027 gene encoding glucose-induced degradation protein 8 homolog isoform X1: MDVDPRHYEQIAINENDVNNIILSYLIHNCYKESSESFISCTGMKQPADHLENMEKRKRIFHHALEGNVLKAIELTGQLAQDILENNNDLLFDLLSLHFVDLVCSKKWTEALEFAQTKLSPFSVKEQKYMDKIEGFMSLLAYENPVECPMFHLIGLDYRQQVVDSLNQTILAHFNLPIHTAMERLIQQTSVVRQCLSQEVRQLIIFLFQFVFGGSICWLFFTE; the protein is encoded by the exons ATGGACGTTGATCCTCGCCACTACGAACAAATT GCTATAAATGAAAACGATGTCAACAACATCATTCTGTCATACCTTATACATAATTGCTACAAAGAGTCGTCAGAGTCATTCATTTCTTGCACTGGGATGAAGCAGCCTGCAGATCATTTGGAGAacatggaaaaaagaaaaa GAATCTTTCACCATGCATTGGAGGGAAATGTACTTAAGGCTATTGAGCTCACGGGGCAGCTGGCACAGGATATTCTGGAGAACAATAACGATTTGCTGTTTGATCTTCTAAGCCTTCATTTTGTAGACCTTGTCTGCTCTAAGAAATG GACAGAAGCTTTAGAGTTTGCTCAGACCAAGTTGAGTCCTTTTAGTGTGAAGGAGCAGAAATATATGGACAAAATAGAA GGTTTTATGTCCCTTCTTGCTTATGAGAATCCAGTGGAATGCCCAATGTTTCATCTGATCGGCTTAGACTATCGGCAACAAGTTGTGGATAGTTTAAATCAAACTATTCTCG CACACTTTAACCTTCCCATCCACACTGCCATGGAGCGGCTTATACAACAGACCTCAGTAGTTAGACAATGCTTAAGCCAGGAGGTTAGGCAATTGATAATTTTCCTGTTTCAGTTTGTTTTCGGTGGCAGCATATGTTGGCTATTTTTCACGGAATAG
- the LOC114385026 gene encoding uncharacterized protein LOC114385026 produces the protein MASFPIPQLLPSHTNHSLTCFSSNTNTLPLSSSLLRRRRSLDSLRCSASSEKQPHDDALELPLFPLPLVLFPGAILPLQIFEFRYRIMMHTLLHTDLRFGVIYNDAVSGTAEVGCVGEVVKHERLVDDRFFLVCKGQERFRVNDVVRTKPYLVGRVTWLEDRPSEINVGGDDVEGLAREVEGYMKDVIRLSNRLGGKKGENKEIGNLRRNLFPTPFSFFVGSTFEGAPREQQALLELEDTATRLKREKDTLKNTLNYLTAASAVKDAFPSSS, from the exons ATGGCATCATTTCCAATCCCACAGCTCCTACCATCTCACACCAACCACTCCTTAACTTGTTTCAGTAGTAACACTAACACTCTGCCGTTGTCATCCTCACTGTTGCGCCGTCGCCGGAGTCTCGACTCTCTCCGATGCTCGGCGTCGTCGGAGAAGCAGCCCCACGACGACGCGCTGGAGCTCCCTCTCTTCCCTCTCCCTTTGGTCCTCTTCCCCGGTGCGATCCTCCCCCTCCAGATCTTCGAGTTCCGCTACCGCATCATGATGCACACGCTCCTCCATACCGACCTCCGCTTCGGCGTCATCTACAACGACGCCGTCTCGGGCACCGCCGAGGTCGGCTGCGTGGGCGAGGTCGTCAAACACGAGCGCCTCGTCGACGAcag GTTCTTCTTAGTGTGCAAGGGGCAGGAGCGGTTCCGCGTGAACGACGTGGTGCGGACGAAGCCGTACCTTGTGGGGCGCGTGACGTGGCTGGAAGACAGGCCGTCCGAGATTAATGTCGGAGGCGATGACGTGGAGGGGCTGGCGCGTGAGGTGGAAGGGTACATGAAGGACGTGATAAGGTTGTCGAATAGGTTGGGAGGGAAGAAGGGGGAGAATAAGGAGATTGGGAACTTGCGACGGAATCTTTTTCCGACGCCGTTTTCGTTCTTTGTCGGAAGCACGTTCGAGGGTGCTCCGAGGGAGCAACAAGCGCTTCTGGAGTTGGAGGACACTGCCACCAGGTTGAAGAGGGAAAAGGACACGTTGAAGAACACGCTTAATTACCTCACTGCTGCTTCTGCTGTTAAAGATGcctttccttcttcctcttaa
- the LOC114383724 gene encoding uncharacterized protein LOC114383724 isoform X1 — MASMASSSSFCNLKFITKPNNGRRSSLRRIVFCQKHHDDTPTDQINRRELILRSSEIATIGAIFNFGGKKPDYLGVQKNPPALALCPATKNCVSTSENISDRTHYAPPCFFFRNYNPEGRKKPVSREEAMEELIDVIESTTPDKFSPRIVERKEDYIRVEYQSSILGFVDDVEFWFPPGKGSTVEYRSASRLGNFDFDVNRKRIKALRQELEKKGWTSQDTI, encoded by the exons ATGGCTTCAATGGCATCTTCAAGCTCCTTCTGCAACCTCAAGTTTatcaccaaacccaacaatggtAGAAGAAGCTCTCTTCGCCGTATTGTATTTTGTCAGAAGCATCACGATGACACACCCACCGACCAAATCAACCGAAG AGAACTCATATTGAGAAGCAGCGAAATAGCGACCATTGGTGCCATCTTCAACTTCGG TGGGAAAAAACCTGATTATCTTGGAGTGCAGAAAAACCCACCAGCATTAGCTCTGTGTCCGGCAACTAAGAACTGCGTGTCAACCTCTGAGAATATCAGCGATCGCACACATTATGCTCCTCCATG tttctttttcaggAACTATAATCCTGAAGGTAGGAAAAAACCTGTGAGCAGAGAGGAAGCAATGGAGGAACTGATAGACGTG ATCGAATCAACAACACCAGACAAATTTTCACCACggatagttgaaaggaaagaagaCTATATTCGTGTGGAGTACCAAAGCTCAATCTTGGGG TTTGTGGATGATGTTGAGTTCTGGTTTCCACCCGGTAAGGGTTCTACTGTGGAGTATCGATCTGCATCTCGGTTGGGAaactttgattttgatgtgaacagaaaaagaataaag GCACTGAGACAAGAGTTGGAGAAGAAAGGATGGACATCTCAAGATACCATATGA
- the LOC114384288 gene encoding thioredoxin H-type 2-like, translated as MAEEGQVVGVHTVDAWNQQLQNGKDSQKLIVVDFTASWCGPCRFIAPVLAEIARHTPQVIFLKVDVDEVRPVAEEYSIEAMPTFLFLKDGKIVDKVVGAKKEELQLTIAKHVSAAAASS; from the exons ATGGCTGAAGAGGGTCAGGTTGTCGGCGTCCACACCGTTGATGCGTGGAACCAGCAACTGCAGAATGGAAAAGACTCCCAAAAATTG ATTGTGGTGGATTTTACTGCTTCCTGGTGTGGTCCATGCCGTTTTATTGCCCCAGTTCTGGCAGAGATTGCTAGGCATACTCCTCAAGTGATCTTCCTCAAGGTGGATGTGGATGAAGTGAGG CCTGTTGCTGAGGAATATTCCATTGAGGCCATGCCAACCTTCCTCTTCTTGAAAGATGGCAAGATCGTGGATAAGGTTGTTGGTGCTAAGAAGGAGGAGCTGCAACTCACCATAGCCAAGCATGTATCTGCTGCTGCTGCTTCTTCTTGA